GCGCGATCACGGCGACATCGCGATCCTGTTCGGCGACGGCCACTGGCCGTCGTGCACGGCCGCGCGGCTCTTTCCGGAATCCGTCACGCCCGTATGCTCGCCCGCGTTCCGCGACGCACACCCGGAAGTCGCGCGCGCCGACCACGTGCTCGCGCTGCCGCTGCTGCACGTGCAGCCGACGCGCCCCGAACGCTGGCTGTCGTGGCCCGGCTGGTTCGACGCGCACGGCCTCGACGCGCCGGCCACCGCGCGCGGCGTGACCTTCAACAGCTATGCGCTCGTGATCCATGCTGCGCTGCTCGGCGAAGGCGTCGCGCTCGGCTGGTCGCCGCTCGTCGACGAACTCGTCGCGTCGGGCCAGCTCGTGAAGCTCGTCGACGCGCCCGTCGTCACGTCGCGCGGCTACTTCCTGGTGCGCCCGCCGCAGCGGCCCGAACCGGACGCGACCCACGTATTCCGCCGCTGGCTGCTCGACGCGTGCGCGAGCGCGTAGCGGGCCGCGCCCGCCCGCTGGCGCGCCGATACCAGCCACACGGCGCGTTGGTTCTATCCTCCCCAAAATCGTCCTGATTTACTTGAGCCTCCCGCTACCCGCGCGGCGCGGCGTTTTCGTGCGCTGCCGCACGGCCGTGCGCCCCATGCCATCCGAGGAGTCTCATGACCGCCGAGCACCGCCCCGATCAATTCGTCCTGACACTGTCGTGCCCGAGCGCGGCCGGCCAGGTCGCCGCCGTCGTCGGCTTTCTCGATCGCCATCATTGCTACGTCGATGCGCTGAACGTGTTCGACGACGATCTCAGCAACCGCTTCTTCGTGCGCTGCGTGTTTCATCCGACGGATGAAACGCTGCAGATCGACGCGCTGCGCCACGAATTCGCGCCGATCGCGGCCGGCCTGGGTGGCGACGACGGCGACATGCAATGGGCGATCCACGACGTGAACGCGCGGCCGAAGGTACTCATCATGGTGTCGAAGCTCGAGCACTGCCTCGCGGACCTGCTGTTCCGCTGGCGGATGGGCGAGCTGAAGATGGACATCGTCGGCATCGTGTCGAACCATCCCGACTTCGAGCCGCTCGCCGCGCAGCACGGGCTGCCGTTCCGGCATTTCCCGATCACGGCCGATACGAAGGCGCAGCAGGAAGCGCAGTGGCTCGACTTCTTCGAATCGAGCGGCGCCGAGCTCGTGATTCTCGCGCGCTACATGCAGGTGCTGTCGCAGGAGACGAGCGCGAAGCTCGCGAACCGCGCGATCAACATCCATCATTCGTTCCTGCCCG
The sequence above is drawn from the Burkholderia stabilis genome and encodes:
- a CDS encoding choline sulfate utilization transcriptional regulator; protein product: MSKSEPLPSMQALRAFESAARLASFTAAARELGSTQPAVSQQVFQLEAELGVPLFERSPRGVTLTSDGECLYEAVRLSLDTLRGATATLRARREHGALTIVTDFGFATYWLMPRLAGLKRVMPDVDVRVVTSQDYDAQRDHGDIAILFGDGHWPSCTAARLFPESVTPVCSPAFRDAHPEVARADHVLALPLLHVQPTRPERWLSWPGWFDAHGLDAPATARGVTFNSYALVIHAALLGEGVALGWSPLVDELVASGQLVKLVDAPVVTSRGYFLVRPPQRPEPDATHVFRRWLLDACASA
- the purU gene encoding formyltetrahydrofolate deformylase; the protein is MTAEHRPDQFVLTLSCPSAAGQVAAVVGFLDRHHCYVDALNVFDDDLSNRFFVRCVFHPTDETLQIDALRHEFAPIAAGLGGDDGDMQWAIHDVNARPKVLIMVSKLEHCLADLLFRWRMGELKMDIVGIVSNHPDFEPLAAQHGLPFRHFPITADTKAQQEAQWLDFFESSGAELVILARYMQVLSQETSAKLANRAINIHHSFLPGFKGAKPYHQAHARGVKLIGATAHFVTDDLDEGPIIEQVVERVDHALRPEQLLAVGRDVESITLARAVKAFIERRVFLNGDRTVVFS